The region AGAGGAAATCTTGAAATGTAAATGTAGGTGGAGTTACCATACCCACTCAAAATGTTACACTATTGACCTGCAGCAtcatgaaaaaagaaagaagggctaGTTCACATatgcacaggggtgcccaaaccccggcccgggggccacttgtggccctccgggactcccaatccggcccacagggagcccccagtctccaatgagcctctggccctccggagacttgctggaacccgtgctggcctgacgcaactgctctcagcaagagggcaactgtttgacctctcttgtgagctgtgggaggagagcTCCTtctactgctttctgtttcacgtctgtgatgcagcagtggtagcgaaggaaaggccagccttgctttgtgcaaggtcttttataggccctgagctattgccataccttcattcattcatataagttccacctctaatatattcatttatgtaaaacttctgtaaatttattcaaatttgaaatgtaaattaatttcctccccccccccccagctcctgacacagtgtcagagagatgatgtggccatcctgccaaaaagtttggacacccctgaggtaTGGTAAGCTCATCACTCAGCACTTGATGCCTAATTGGCATCAGTTGGATTTGGATCACTGAGAAAAGTATTGCCTTCAGGACACTCTAAAATGTTgttagaggtgtgtgtgtgtgagagagagagagagagagagagagagagagctttccgGAGTCATcatgccttgggcatttgcttagGCATGGGagaggcgggatataaatttttcagataaataaataaataaataaaaatcacaggATGCCTGTGTTTATATGAACCAGCCCTAAGAGTCACTGCTTCTGACTATTCCTGCAACAATTAGAGCCGAAACTAATTTGGTGTGTGTACGTGCGTGTGAGTGTTTTAAAGCACAGTACTTAAAATTTTTACACCAAGAAACCTAAACCTCAAAATCCATATTGAATGAATTTCTGAAATGTTTTGGGCGAATCTCAGGCTTTAGGATATGACGTAACTGACAAGGGTGTGCCACTGCTCAAATCTGGGGGACAGTCTTCTGAGTTCGAGTTTCATCTCAGACATCGATTTGGAAATGCAAATGTCAgtgttaatgttttttttaaaattcaaaacaagTTCTCACATGTTAAAAATTAGCGAGTTTGGATTGTTATAGAAGTTTCAGCGGTAGCCACAACAGACTAAATGTTGCTCTCTTAAAACTTGTGACAGACACCCAGAAGTAGTGGCTCCTGACAAGCTCCTTCTTTGTGCTCCTATGGAACATGCACCTCTTATCCTTTTGTTATTTGCCAGTACTTTTGCTACTGATGAGCTGGTTGGGCAGCAGATAGAGGAGAATTGGAGTTTCTGGGGGGTGGGAATAATTGTGGCTGAACTTTGACCCCTTACAAGATAATGCCAACTCTCTTACCATTTGATTTTCCTTCAGCTTTTATACAGGTAAGAAGGAGGTAATAGTAGTAATGAAAATGAGGAGGAGGAATTTTACAGGCTGTGAGTCCAGGGCGGCAGCAGAACGGAGCTGACTCTTCATAGAAGCTGATGCTTCCACTGTCCGCTCCTCAATCTTCTGGAGGGGACGGAAATTGTTCTCCAGATGGGGTCCACCGGGGGAACTTGTAGAATAGAGTTCTGGAAAAGCTGCCACCTGCCAAGGAGGTAAAAGGAAAAAGTCAGGTTGCAGAAAGTGGAAGCAAGAGTGGTGACAACGTTGATTTTAACTCTTAAAAGCCAAGATGTGGCAACACCATGGTGGGAGCTTTGATATCACAGTAGGATTTAACAGGATAGTCTGAGCAAGATGACTCAACAGAATTGAACACTAGAGGGTTCAATAGAAGAACAACCTCTTCAGTTTGTGAAGTCACCTGATCATGACTCAAGACTAAGCAAAGTTTCTCCTGCACTACCCTAGCTGCACCTGACCAGCTCATTCAGTGCCACTGGACCAACTACATTTGCATCCCTCCAATGATATTTGCATcccaaggtgctcagggtgggATCAATAGTTCTttcctcatgccccccccccaatattatcCTCAGAATAACCCTCTgactgtgaggaaggtgaggctgagaggtagttaTTGATCTGAGGTCACCTAGTGAGCTTCCTAGATGCATGGAGGTTTGAATCTGGGTCTCCCCATTCCTAGCCCAACACTATATCCACTACAAGCCACATAGGCTCTCATGCTGTATGTCCTCTCCCACCCATTTAATGCTTGCATGGAACTCTCCAGCCAGAGGCGGAATATCCCAATTGCCTGTAGTTCAACAAATAAGTGAGGTTGTGTCTATTTTGTGATTCCACATAAGCACAGAAAGAACACAAAATGTGGTACTGGCTGCAGAATTCAGATTCCTGAAAAacctttgctttctttttaaagcaagcaTCTAGTCCAGATTGGTTGAAAGACATATGTTAACTGAAAGTGTATGGGTATTGCCTGGGGGCAGATCGGAGGCTAGTGGGAGTGGGCTAAACTGCACCTGTTAAGATGGTCCTACAGTTAGAGCAGGTTTCAGTGTACCCCATAGCAACTTGCCCCCATTGATAAGAGGAGCAGAATACATTATGCAAAACATGAAAACATAGTGCAGATATGCTTATTTTGCATCATTTAAACAAGTTGTTCAATTGAGCTATTTTGGTGCTaaatttagatttaaaaaaaaaatcacactgcaCATGCTGTCTCTGACTGCTGCTCTGAACCTTGACACGACTTCTGATTCCCATGTGAAACCTGCCTATGGCTCTACCCTGATGAAAACATTCCTCCCTTGTAAAATACTGATGACGCCAAGCGTTAGTCTGAGTAAAGTAGTCATAAGTTCCAgcttcctgcccctccctctctaTCCCAGCTAagcccttccccaaggagactgcTGCACTCACCACTTTTAGCGGCACCAGAATGGGTTCAACAAAAATGGTCCAGAGGACAACTTCATTGCAGTCAGGGGTGGTGAGAGACCCAGGATAGCGGTAGTAGCGGGCAAGGTCTGTGGTGCCCAGCAAGTCCAGCAGGGAGACAGTGCCATCAAGATCTGTGTCTTCACCTGTGTGCAAAGAGGAGGCGAATGGGTAAGGACTCAGACGCAAAACTAGTCTCAAACCTGCTTTAACACAGATGGCTCCCAACCAAAGGGTATTGGATATGATGTAGGGCTTCTGTGAGGTCCAGAGATTTCTTACAAATACTTCCCAGCTacaagttggcatccttcagtctcggaagaccatggtgtcacactctggatggtggctctggaacagagtgtcctctccagtgcgcgaagcctgggtaaagtaggtatggaggataggctgttacccatgcagcaaatcccccctctccacgtcgctggaatggtccaatggaaaggcagaagccaatacggttggttccagcggctttgcaggagttgccagaacgtgactgtgttcagccatgaactgcctcagggactccggctccggattttgcttcgaggtttactcctgaagccttttccataactggatgtagccacaaggcagtggaggtttgggatcagagttttccttctctcagatgagctgccttcccaggctgacgagtcccatctacccggtggctgtttagtcgcctcttacgacaagtacagccaaactgagggcctattcttatccccagcccccaggggaatacttCCCAGCACTCTCATGAAATTCCTAGGAGGTGTCTGAACAATTATGCCACTTCCAAATGGGATAAGATTTGTAACTGAGAGGAGGAAGCAAATTCCAACTACTGGTTGTGGCAGTCATTATGGCTGCCACTCCTTTCTCAGAGCTGGTCAAGGAACCAGGTGCCCCTCTGAACTTTACCAGCAGACTCACCCTTTACAGAGACTTTTGGCAGGTACTTTATAAGTGATTCCCATGCTTCTGCTGTCTTGCCCTTGGTCTTCTCATAGCCCTGTGGTAGAAAGGAAATGCAAAGCAGGGTATATTGAAGGAATATTTAGCAAAAAGAACCTAGGAATCCCAGCATCCAGGATCCCTGGCTGCATCATTATTATCACCATCACCAAACAAAATCCCCAAgatttttagggggggggggtcatgataGTTAGAGGCCAATATAGATTCATAGCTTAAAAACTCACAGCTCTGGGTTTCTGTACTCACCTGGACAAAGAATCCCAGAACAGCAATTCCTTCTGGGTCCTTCAAAGCATCTGCTACACTCATGTTGTTTTTAGTATGCACAATATGTAACTGAGGAGAGATAAATGAAGTAAGAGAAGAGTGTGATCAATTTGGGTTATCACTGTTAATCCAACCtgctttctttttgggggggagggggacacacggGACCTTCATGCAATTATATACACTGTTATACTTTAAAGCCATAACACCTATATTATGCCTTCCTTCCTCCACTGTCCTTGGGCATGACCCCTTCTAATTTTAATAAACACATATCAGTCTGGGAAGCTCTGCAAACCATTTAACATATGTGAGATTATATTCTGATTATTTGGTGGTGAAAGAAATAAGCTTTACACATGCtcagagagaggacctctgctcttttgtttttgtttttactgttttacaAATTCCAGGGTGAAATTCTGGCTCAGATTTAGGGTGACTGCACGCATTATGATGACTTGTGTTTCATTCTGTTGCTGTAGCATCTTGAAGTTGCCAGTAGTGTTTTCCCTTTCAGGAACTTCTTAAAAGTCTAGGAGACCTTTTGGGCTCCAGATCTTGCAACCTGAAATATCTGGGATGGGAAGTGTATCCATACCTCCATGGAGTACTGCCTGCCATTGATATAGTGCTCAGATCCTGGCCTGGAGTTACCATTTCCCCAGTGCAGATGGAAGGATTTGGCTGTGTAGGGTGCTGGAAGTCCGTGGCCACTGAGTTGGAGCCCATCTCCCAGTTCTACATCAACTGCAGATGAAAAGAAAGAACCAGGTATGCTTCTATTTATTCCAAGAAAGAGTAGAGTTGGTTCCAAATTTGAGGGGGACCTTGGCAAGGTGCCTGCTGTAGACCCCTCAATGGCAGCCTTCCCTAATATTGGTGATGGGTGTTGTGGAGGACATAGGTTTATGTAGCTGTCCTGTGGCTATTCACATGCCCAGGTGAAAGGAAGGAGGCTCACCTAGCCAGTGGCAGCTGGTTGCTCACTGGACCCCATTTCTCCAAGGGGGGTACAACAAGCAGCAGTGCCTATTCAGGGGGGCAGCTGTGCTGGGCAGTGACTGAGAACACAAAGTCCTCAGAAGAGTCCTGCAGTCAATCCCCAAGACTctatttggggcactgattccaaaaattaCATCAATTTTGCCCTATCGCTTATAGTTTAGGAGAaacagtatagcctctttagtgaatggttcaagcagctttcttgtgAGGAAGAGTATGCCACGGCTTCAACACgaggaggctgcttgaaccattcactaacaaggctctGCCATTTCTTCAAAAGAGAGGTGGTAAGGCAAAACCTATGCcagttttggaatcagcaccccaaatgcaTAAAAAactaccataaattttgaaaacaaaaaaggttctctgaccctcaatttcacaGGTTTGTGTTATGGTGTCAGTCACATTAGTTCACACATGAGGGTAAAAACAGGATGATGAAAGGTTtgtcctccccccctttcctatTCCAGAAACGTTTGGGTTTGATCCAGCTAAAGCTGATGAGATGATGCGTTTTTTTCAGTGTGAGTGAAATATCATTATCAGAACTTTAGGTAACAGTTGCTTATATGTTCAGTAAACAAAcactgaaaagggggaaaaatacaccTTTTTGTTAGGGAAGGTATGGAGAGCTACGAGGAGAACTTAATCTGCTGCTGCAAGGTATGCCTTTTTAGTTTTATGAACCACCTTTctcttttcaaactttttttcctgctaccctgcacatgcccgatctgatctcgtctgatctcggaagctaagcagggtcaggcctggttagtacttggatgggagacctgggTGCTGTACctggcctgggaataccgggtgctgtaggcttataccatagtctttcgatactgaaggttgccaaccatttcctaAGGGCTAGAAgctaaaaatgtttaaaaaaagggaTTGCAGTTACCTGTTTTTCCAGTGTTCTTCATTTCCAATAGTTTTTTGCTATCACCATAGCCAGTAAGAATTATGGGGCCCAACTTAGAGTTGTGGGTTGTCTTGTCAGGGTTGATGTCAATGGGAGACTGTCTCTTGCCACCACATTGACCCATGGATAACCATGTGCTAGGACCTTGCCGAGAGGAAAGAAGAAGCCAAGAACAAAGTTAGCATGATAATGAGATGCAATTAGCATGGTAATTAATTTCTAAGAATTCAACTAGGTTGTTACTTAAGGCACTCTGCACATTTTTCAAGTCACATTCTATATATTctagagcaacaattttcaaccactgtgccatggcacattggtgtgccacaaaaggtctgcaggtgtgccgtgggaatttgggagagggtcatatattaatagggccattgggggatgtgagcccctagtTGATAGTGAGGTGTGCCCACTGGCACACCTGGGGGAATCGGGGGAAATGCCTCAAGGTGCCACTCTTTGGGGGGTGCCAATGTGACCCCCTCCCCCGctgcttttgttgtttttgtcATTGTCCTTAAGAACCCTTTAaagcacctcagaaggccttcagaaaaCCTATaaatgtaacttctggtttttggtcaaaGACCTTCTTAGACCttctagaggcctcagaaggcctactggaggctggggaggctacgcacagcctctccagccctcagaaggcctaaaaatgtcactttcggttttctctgaaaaccgaaagtgactttttaggccTGGGTGGGGGTAGCATTTTatggtcctggccctgggtggcaaGGGGGCCAGGATTACAATTGGATGTGCTTTATCAATTGCCTTATCATCAAgcaacagatggtgtgccttgacaattttagtccttgtcagtatgccatgagataaaaaagattgaaaattgctgttctagagtaGAGCTAAGGCATTAAACATTGTTTCTTGTCTATGGAGCCATAGCTCAAAATGTCAGGGTATGCTAACTCTCTACAGGTCAAAAAAAGAGCTGTAGATTTTCCTTACCACAGTGGTGGTCATCATAGCACCAGGGACCTACACAGGGAAGAAGCAGAGATGGCATAAGCTTAGGGAAGAAAAGCCTATCTGTGTAAGGGAGGGGTGCAAAAGTACTAAAGAGACATCTTTCAGTCTCTCCCTTAGCAAATGGAATCCTTGTAGAAATGGAGGGGGTTACCTTCAGAAGCAGCATAGCATTCCCCTGAAAGCAGAACAGCCAAGATTAGGGCCCTTTGTAGCCACATAGGAACCATGATGTGCTTTGCCAGCTATGGAGAGAGAAgcagaggaaaataaaaagggttACAGTAGGCCATTCTTGGACTAGCGTGTGTAGACAGGACTATACAGAATTCAGAGTTTCCTTTTTAGTAGAAGCAGGGAGGAGAGCCAATAATAATTGCAAGTTCCTCTCCCCTCCTAGGAGAGCTCAGAGATTCTCCCCCACAATGATGAGTCTCAAAacgtacttttaaaaaaagtcactttgatGTTATATGAATTTCTTGGCTGTCCCATACCAAAGTGTGTGGAATTATGATATAAAAGTGGAttacaagggagggagggagctacACAAAACTGCAAAACACAcataaaaatggaatgaaataaaaCCTCAGAGTCAATTAACAGCTTAATGCTGGTTGCCAAAAGCCGGCCCAGATAGACAGGTCTTGTGAGGCTTTACACAAGAGCTTTGGATTGTACAACTCTTGGGACTGGaggtggcggcggtggcagcAATGGGGGAGCTCTGTAGTGTGAGCAACCACCATTTTCCACATGTCTTCAATGTCTGAAGTGGGTGAGCCAGTGGTGTTCTCTGTGGGATCTAtcaatggttttgtgtgtgtgtgtgagagaggagggggagctgggtgagTTCAGCTGCACTGATTGTCCCTACTTAGAAGGGACAGTCCCCATTTCTGGAACCTCTCCCTGATAAGTCACTCCTGGTTTTTCCCTGTGTTTGCCTTTGGGGGTATCTTGCCAATGTGTTTCATGTGACTTTTGCTAGAGAGGGCATTCTTCAGCCTCCTCTGAACATTCTTCAGTTCTGCCGCCTCCTCTGGATGGCTGAATCTGGAGCAGAAGCCCCATTGCTTGCACTTAAGTGCTGGCACCAAGTTTCTGGGTACCTAGGGCACCATCAACAGTGTGATGGGCACTACTGTTGCTGCCTGATCAGATGGTTCAGGGGCCAGCCCAACTGAGCGGACTCTTTGATGGGCATGGGCCCATCCCTCAATGCCACTTTTGATACACATGAGC is a window of Tiliqua scincoides isolate rTilSci1 chromosome 5, rTilSci1.hap2, whole genome shotgun sequence DNA encoding:
- the LOC136653482 gene encoding carbonic anhydrase 4-like, with product MAASRRFNKSPWCYDDHHCGPSTWLSMGQCGGKRQSPIDINPDKTTHNSKLGPIILTGYGDSKKLLEMKNTGKTVDVELGDGLQLSGHGLPAPYTAKSFHLHWGNGNSRPGSEHYINGRQYSMELHIVHTKNNMSVADALKDPEGIAVLGFFVQGYEKTKGKTAEAWESLIKYLPKVSVKGEDTDLDGTVSLLDLLGTTDLARYYRYPGSLTTPDCNEVVLWTIFVEPILVPLKVVAAFPELYSTSSPGGPHLENNFRPLQKIEERTVEASASMKSQLRSAAALDSQPVKFLLLIFITTITSFLPV